A window of Leptospira brenneri contains these coding sequences:
- a CDS encoding Fur family transcriptional regulator encodes MKALTKHRELIFNDLKERKDHPTAKMVFESVRGKADKISFATVYNSLEYLVEHRLVNKLNIESDSVRYDAFLDDHSHLLCSECGKVLDVAPLRLSADTDWAGLGFHANHVDIVVSGTCSSCNS; translated from the coding sequence ATGAAAGCACTCACAAAACATAGAGAACTTATTTTTAATGATCTAAAAGAAAGAAAAGACCACCCTACTGCAAAGATGGTTTTTGAGTCCGTAAGGGGAAAAGCTGACAAAATTAGTTTTGCTACTGTCTACAATTCCTTGGAATATTTAGTGGAACACAGATTGGTGAACAAACTCAATATCGAATCTGATTCAGTTCGTTATGATGCCTTTTTAGATGACCACTCACATCTACTTTGTAGTGAATGTGGAAAGGTTCTGGACGTGGCTCCCTTAAGACTCAGTGCAGACACAGATTGGGCGGGTCTAGGGTTTCATGCAAATCATGTGGACATCGTGGTTTCGGGAACCTGTTCCTCTTGTAATTCCTAG
- a CDS encoding flavin reductase family protein, whose protein sequence is MPASTDQFKSSLSLWASGVCVITYASSQKKGGITVSSFSSVSLEPPLVLFCLAKDSSAKEPIEKAGNFAVNILSSEQKQISADFASGSLDKAVVLEGLNPQTLSTGAPILRDCLASLDCKVDQVIEAGDHWILIGLVEGVITKEGSPLLYFNRNYRELV, encoded by the coding sequence ATGCCCGCATCAACCGACCAGTTTAAATCTTCTCTCTCTCTTTGGGCGAGTGGAGTTTGTGTGATTACTTATGCATCTTCTCAAAAGAAAGGAGGAATCACAGTTTCTAGTTTTTCATCCGTTTCCTTAGAACCGCCGTTAGTTTTATTCTGTTTGGCAAAAGACTCTAGTGCCAAAGAACCCATCGAAAAAGCCGGAAACTTTGCCGTGAATATTCTTTCTTCTGAACAAAAACAAATTTCCGCTGATTTTGCTTCTGGTTCCCTGGACAAAGCGGTTGTTTTGGAAGGACTAAACCCTCAGACTCTTTCCACCGGAGCCCCTATTTTAAGGGACTGTTTAGCCTCTCTCGACTGCAAAGTCGATCAAGTCATTGAGGCAGGAGACCATTGGATCCTCATTGGTCTTGTGGAAGGAGTCATCACGAAGGAAGGCTCTCCCCTCCTTTACTTCAATCGCAATTATAGGGAACTCGTTTAA